The Phyllopteryx taeniolatus isolate TA_2022b chromosome 7, UOR_Ptae_1.2, whole genome shotgun sequence genome has a segment encoding these proteins:
- the dynlt2b gene encoding dynein light chain Tctex-type protein 2B isoform X1 produces the protein MEGPDTYLIRPNYQHKFKPAVVKECIRETVKARLSEVQYDPDEVSELTRTLADCVKNKVKNLGFHRYKFVVQVTIGEQRGQGVKMSSRCLWDADTDNYAEDVFMNESLFCAVAVFGSYFY, from the exons ATGGAAGGCCCAGACACATACCTCATACGACCCAACTATCAGCACAA ATTCAAGCCTGCAGTCGTAAAGGAGTGCATTCGCGAAACAGTGAAGGCACGCCTGTCTGAAGTGCAATACGACCCAGATGAGGTCTCAGAGCTTACCCGCACACTGGCGGACTGTGTGAAGAATAAAGTGAAGA ATCTAGGGTTTCACAGGTACAAGTTTGTTGTGCAGGTGACCATTGGAGAACAACGTGGACAAGGAGTCAA GATGTCTTCAAGGTGTTTATGGGATGCTGATACTGACAACTATGCAGAAGATGTTTTCATGAAT GAAAGCTTGTTCTGTGCGGTGGCCGTGTTTGGAAGCTATTTCTACTGA
- the dynlt2b gene encoding dynein light chain Tctex-type protein 2B isoform X2: MEGPDTYLIRPNYQHKFKPAVVKECIRETVKARLSEVQYDPDEVSELTRTLADCVKNKVKNLGFHRYKFVVQVTIGEQRGQGVKMSSRCLWDADTDNYAEDVFMNE; this comes from the exons ATGGAAGGCCCAGACACATACCTCATACGACCCAACTATCAGCACAA ATTCAAGCCTGCAGTCGTAAAGGAGTGCATTCGCGAAACAGTGAAGGCACGCCTGTCTGAAGTGCAATACGACCCAGATGAGGTCTCAGAGCTTACCCGCACACTGGCGGACTGTGTGAAGAATAAAGTGAAGA ATCTAGGGTTTCACAGGTACAAGTTTGTTGTGCAGGTGACCATTGGAGAACAACGTGGACAAGGAGTCAA GATGTCTTCAAGGTGTTTATGGGATGCTGATACTGACAACTATGCAGAAGATGTTTTCATGAAT GAATAG